GGTTGGTTCTTTAGAAATTAATAAAACAGTGTCCTTTATTCCCAGGGCTTCAAACACTTTTTTTAATATCAGAAGATCGATCCCTTCGTATTTTAGTGCAAAGGTTAAATGTCCTATGAGTGTGTCTTCGGGCATGTGTCTGTTTGATAGGACAAGCCATTTTTCCTATTCATATTGAACCCGTTTATGGCTTATTAAAGCCAGCTCCAAGTTGGTAAAAATCAATAAGCGCTCCATAGCCAATCAAATACCCTTCTTCTGGCGATGTTCTGCCATGATATGTATGAATGATTTTAGAAAGATTGTTGTTATTATTCACTAGAGCCTGTTTTATTATACGATTTTACGGAAAAACGCTTATATTTTTGGAAAAGTGATTACGAAATGGCGTTTTTTTGGAAAAGTAATTATAGTGAGTGGCAAAATGGTATTGGTTTTAGTCTAATGATTGGAATATTATAATAGTGCCTATTGATTTTTCTTAAAAAAATGCATCGCTTTACCTTGTCTGTAGAGCATTTTATGGGTTTATTTTGTGAATATATTTCAATTAGTATCTGTTTGGCTGAACATTTTGAATCATAATGATAATGACAATAAAATAACTATTAGTGTCATAAAATTAATATTTACGACAATAAGATTGTTTTAATGTCGTAAATTTGGTGTAATTAATTCATTATGGCCAAGATTAGTTATGCTCAAATTCTTCAGGAATTACAACTGATTAGAAAAACGTTGGAACAGTTCAAGGATGGAGCAAGTCTTGAGATGATAAAGAATGCGCTGGATATAGATATAGAAATCCGGACTTTACAAAGGCGTTTGGATAGGTTAATAGATGAAGGAATTATAGCGACTTCTGGTAAAACCAAGGCAAGGCTTTATCGTTTAATATCTTCTCAATCTGCTGTGAAGCAAAACACCGGAGAGACACATACAACTATTCCATTATCTGAAGGCGGAAAAGAAATACAGGAGATTATTTCCAGGCCAACCCATATGCGTTTTCCGGTAGGATATCAAGATGAGTTTTTGCTTTTTTACCGCCCTAATATTGATAGTTATCTCACAGATGAGGACAAACGTAAACTTGCACATCTGGGGAAAACTGCTCGGCTTGACCAACCTGCAGGCACATATGTCAAAGAGATCCTGCAACGAATGCTGATAGATTTATCATGGAACTCCAGCCGTCTTGAAGGTAATACGTATAGCCTATTAGATACACAACAATTGATCTTTCATGGAAAACTGGCTGACAATAAATCTGCCGCGGAAGCCCAAATGATCCTTAATCATAAAGATGCGATCGAGTTTATTGTTCAAACGACAGAGGAAATCGGATACAACCGCTATACGATTACCAATCTGCATGCATTATTATCAAATAACTTATTGCCGGATCCTTCGGCGAGAGGGCGTTTGCGAAAAGCACTTGTAGGGATTGGTAATTCGGTATTTACACCCCTGGGCATTCCTCAGCGGATTGAAGAGATGTTTGAACTCATTCTTGAAAAGGCTAATGCGATTGAAGATCCTTTTGAGCAGTCGTTTTTCGTTATGGTACATTTACCTTACCTCCAGCCATTTGATGATGTGAATAAGCGGGTTTCCAGGCTTGCGGCTAATTTATCATTGAATAGACATAACCTGGCTCCATTGGCTTTTGTTGACGTACCTAACGATTTGTATGTGATGGGAATTCTGGGTGTGTATGAGCTTAATCGTGTTGAGCTTTTAAAGGATGTTTATATGTGGGCGTATGAGAGATCTGCACGACGGTATGGGTCTTTGCGGCAGTCATTGGGGGAACCTGATCCGTTTAGAATTAAGTATAGGAATGATATTCGTAGTCTTGTTACCGATATAGTTTCTAATGCGATATCCCCTGAAGATGCAGGGAAATTGATAGCGCGGAAGGCTGCTGGGCTGCCGGAAGGAGATCAGAGTAGGTTTATTGAAACTGTTGACACAGAATTGCTGTCACTGCATGAAGGTAATTTTGCTACTTATTATGTTAGACCGGCGGAGTTTAAAAAATGGGAAGCGGTCTGGAAGAAATTGTGAAGACAATTTAGTGTCGGTGGTATTTCCAGGTGATACCCTGGATTTAATCTTAAAATGTACAATATTTTTCTTTTACTGACATGAACGGGCAGACTCATTCACAATTATAGTAGCCGAATGTATCATGAATTACATTTTTTATTTCATTTTACTTCTACGTTGTAAATGGTAAATAATAATAATGCAGCAAAATCGGTAAATATGAATACAGATGCCAGCTAAAGCAAAATAATTTATAATAATCATAAGAGCTGGCTACTGTGAATCAGCCCTTAAAAATTCAAATATGATGGACACCTTATCTATTTAAGATTATTCATCCAAATAGAAGTCTGAATTGGGGTTATGCCTTTTAGTGACATCTACCATTTCATCCGTCGCTTCAAATGTTCCATTCCTCAATTTATAAAATCCCTTTTCAAAGCATTCTAATTGTCTGACCAGGGCTTTTTCCAATGAATCGACCCCCCCCCCTTTTTGACTTTTGGGTCAGCTCCTATCTATAGGAGAAGGATATCCCGTAAATAAATTATTGCCAAAGATCTTCTTTTTCCCAGCCTGTATAAAATCCCATTTTTGCGAGATCTAGTCTAGGGTAATTATTGAGTGCCTGTTTTAATTTAGTAACAAAATTGGAGTTTGGGCTGGCAGTCTGCATAAGATAAGTAACTGCGCAGAGCTGGTAGTATATGGTTCGGTTTTCTGTGGTGCCTGGGGTTGGAGTTCCTAAGATCCATTTAAGTGCAGGTTTCCTGGTCATTATTTTCGGAGTAAATATGAATACATTTAAACATACTCTACTATGGTGTGCGCAGAGATTTCTAAGTGCGGCAATTACTTGCAGGTAATTATCCAGGTAAGAATCATCTGGTAGCCCGTAAATCTTAGCAATAGCTTTTTTCTTGGGAATCTCTCTGTCAAACTCATAAAGTTCGATAGCCTGCAAAAAATTAGTTCCCTTTATAAAAGTATGTTTTTGGGGATCATCCTGGAGATGTAACCAGTAACCAGCTAATCGATAAAACCCAACGTGGGTAAGGTAGTGCTCGGCTTTCGCCAGATCATCAATTACTAATCCCCGGTCTATCAAAAGCTGAGTTTGGTCCTTGGCTGAAGTTGCTGGTTTATTATATGGAGTGGAGGCCATACTAATTAATGGGTGGTATAAAAAAAAAGACCCGCCTGTGGTGCGCTATTCTTATGGGAAGCGTGGCGAGTACTGTTGCCACAAAGATAAGAAGGTTCGCATAAACCAACAAACTTTTCCAGAATTTTTCCAAAACCATTAGTCGTTAAGGGGGTTGAATAACAGTTAAATAAAAGAATAGGTTATTCAGTACGAAGGTAAATATAGACAACAACACTACACTTACTTCCTCAATAACTGTGAACTTGAGAGCCGCTTTTTCTCTAAACGAAATTCATCATAATGATCATGTATTTGAAGTAGTAGATGGAGATAATGATGTACTTTATCAGAATGATTTTGTTGCTACCGCTAGAACTCCACTCGGCGGCCAAAGGATATATCTTAGCAGAGATAATATTGCGAATATTATTTCATGTGAAGATCCCAACTCTGTACCACATGAAGCAGGACATTCGCTTGGATGTTACACCCTAAGCAGGCGGCGGGAACATGGGGATGGAGCGCTTCCCAGCAAGAATTGGACGAGTCCTGCCAGGATAACAAATCAAATCTTATGCACACCTCTGATTACTTGAAATTAAATGGCATTAATAAAGAGGCTGCCACTGGCTTAACATATATGCAACTGCTATTGGCAAATAAAAACTATATCAATGGTAATCTGAATAAACACAATAATTTTGAACAGGATTATCATCTTGGAGTAACCAGGAGCAAATCCGGCATTCCCATACTTTATATATACACAACACGAGGTAAATTGTTATATCCAAAAAACTAATTATGAAAATGAACTTCTTTCCTGGGATTTGTTGCCTTGCTTTTGCTATTTCGGCGTGCAATAAATGTCTATCCAGCGTTAATTTCGGTTGTCTTGCCGCTAATAAAGGTGATACTGCATACATTTATTTGGATAATAAACTAGCATATCAACAAGTTTTTGAGAACAAATATTTTGAATCACGAGAAACGATTAAGCCAGGTTTTCGAAATTATTGTGCTACTTCCGACTCAATTAAGGTTCGTGCCGGTTTTAATCAACGCGATACCGTTTTTTATGTCGACCCGAAGAAGGTTGTGGATTGTTATATTGGTAATTC
This window of the Chitinophaga sancti genome carries:
- a CDS encoding Abi family protein, giving the protein MASTPYNKPATSAKDQTQLLIDRGLVIDDLAKAEHYLTHVGFYRLAGYWLHLQDDPQKHTFIKGTNFLQAIELYEFDREIPKKKAIAKIYGLPDDSYLDNYLQVIAALRNLCAHHSRVCLNVFIFTPKIMTRKPALKWILGTPTPGTTENRTIYYQLCAVTYLMQTASPNSNFVTKLKQALNNYPRLDLAKMGFYTGWEKEDLWQ
- a CDS encoding Fic family protein, which produces MAKISYAQILQELQLIRKTLEQFKDGASLEMIKNALDIDIEIRTLQRRLDRLIDEGIIATSGKTKARLYRLISSQSAVKQNTGETHTTIPLSEGGKEIQEIISRPTHMRFPVGYQDEFLLFYRPNIDSYLTDEDKRKLAHLGKTARLDQPAGTYVKEILQRMLIDLSWNSSRLEGNTYSLLDTQQLIFHGKLADNKSAAEAQMILNHKDAIEFIVQTTEEIGYNRYTITNLHALLSNNLLPDPSARGRLRKALVGIGNSVFTPLGIPQRIEEMFELILEKANAIEDPFEQSFFVMVHLPYLQPFDDVNKRVSRLAANLSLNRHNLAPLAFVDVPNDLYVMGILGVYELNRVELLKDVYMWAYERSARRYGSLRQSLGEPDPFRIKYRNDIRSLVTDIVSNAISPEDAGKLIARKAAGLPEGDQSRFIETVDTELLSLHEGNFATYYVRPAEFKKWEAVWKKL